A genome region from Cucurbita pepo subsp. pepo cultivar mu-cu-16 chromosome LG02, ASM280686v2, whole genome shotgun sequence includes the following:
- the LOC111788653 gene encoding receptor-like protein kinase HAIKU2 — protein MSSLHFLCFLSLLSFLTGIKSDERQILTKLQTNLQSSNTKVFENWGHETHICNFTGITCNSDEFVTGIDLSKRGLSGVLPFDAICELKSLEKLAFGSNSLHGGATESLNKCVKLKYLDLGINSFSGSFPDIHSLTELQYLYLNLSGFSGKFPWKSVENFTGLIELSLGDNAFDNATFPVEVTALKKLTWLYLSNCSLTGEIPRAIGNLTELRSLEFSENYITGGIPAEIVNLQNLWQLEFYGNQLTGKLPAGLRNLTRLKNFDCSMNFISGDLSEVRFLTNLVSLQLFDNEISGGVPAELGEFKSLVDLSLYSNRLTGPLPQSIGSWSDFDYIDVSENFLSGSIPPDMCKKGTMKKLLILKNNFSGEIPATYGNCSTLTRFRVSENSLTGVVPSGIWGLPNVNIIDLASNQLEGSITSDIGKAVALSELRVENNRLSGRLPLEISQAKSLAKVSLSNNEFFGELPVTIGDLKHLDSLELQSNRFSGLIPETIGSCDSLSIVNFAENLFSGKIPSSLGFVAVLNSLNLSNNALSGEIPSTFSHLKLSFLDLSNNQLTGPVPELLANGAYKESFAGNPGLCSDVDGVLQRCSQRSDDSKHVRTFVICFAVGLLLLSITVWCFITLKKSEKDRDWSLKEESWDLKSFHVMSFTEDEILNSIKDENLIGKGGSGNVYKVTVGNGKEFAVKHIWNTNPYDDKRRNRSSSPILQKQRTKSSEFDSEVKTLSSIRHVNVVKLYCSITSEVSNLLVYEYMPNGSLWDRLHTSRKMELDWETRYQIAVGAAKGLEYLHHGCDRPVIHRDVKASNILLDEFLKPRIADFGLAKMLQASGFTESSHVIAGTPGYIAPEYGYTYKVDEKSDVYSFGVVLLELVSGKKAIEAEFGENKDIVEWVSNNLKTRERVLSLVDSRLGDMFKEDAIKVLRIGILCTARAPTSRPTMRSVVQMLQEAQPCGLVGITISKK, from the exons ATGTCGTCTCTacatttcctctgttttctctctctcttgagCTTCCTCACCGGAATCAAGTCCGACGAGCGTCAAATCCTAACCAAACTCCAAACCAATCTCCAAAGCTCGAACACCAAGGTGTTCGAAAATTGGGGACACGAAACCCACATCTGCAACTTCACCGGAATCACCTGTAATTCCGACGAGTTCGTCACCGGAATTGACCTCTCCAAAAGGGGTTTATCAGGGGTTCTTCCATTTGATGCCATTTGTGAACTGAAATCATTGGAGAAGCTAGCTTTTGGGTCGAATTCCTTGCACGGCGGAGCAACGGAGAGCTTGAACAAGTGTgtcaaattgaaatatttggaTCTGGGTATCAATTCCTTCTCTGGGTCCTTCCCCGACATACATTCTTTGACGGAATTGCAGTATCTGTACTTGAATTTAAGTGGGTTTTCCGGGAAGTTTCCATGGAAATCCGTCGAGAATTTTACTGGGTTGATCGAGTTAAGCCTTGGCGATAACGCTTTCGACAACGCTACGTTTCCGGTGGAGGTCACAGCTTTGAAGAAGCTCACATGGCTTTACTTGTCGAATTGCAGCTTAACAGGGGAGATTCCGAGGGCTATTGGGAATCTTACAGAGCTTCGGAGTTTGGAATTCTCGGAAAATTACATCACCGGGGGAATTCCGGCGGAGATTGTGAATTTGCAGAATCTATGGCAGTTGGAGTTTTACGGCAATCAATTGACGGGGAAACTTCCGGCGGGGCTGAGAAACCTAACCCGGCTGAAGAATTTCGATTGTTCGATGAATTTTATAAGTGGGGATTTGTCGGAGGTGAGGTTTTTGACGAATTTGGTTTCTCTGCAACTGTTTGATAATGAAATCTCCGGCGGTGTTCCGGCGGAGCTTGGTGAGTTCAAGTCGCTGGTGGATCTTTCGCTTTATAGTAATCGGCTTACTGGTCCGCTGCCGCAATCGATTGGTTCTTGGTCGGATTTTGATTACATTGATGTATCTGAAAATTTCTTGTCGGGATCTATTCCGCCGGATATGTGTAAGAAAGGGACGATGAAGAAGCTTCTCATTCTTAAGAACAATTTCTCCGGCGAGATTCCGGCGACTTACGGTAATTGCTCAACTTTAACGCGATTTAGAGTTAGTGAGAACTCGCTCACCGGTGTTGTTCCGTCTGGGATTTGGGGATTGCCGAATGTGAATATAATTGATCTTGCGTCAAATCAATTGGAAGGTTCGATCACTTCTGATATTGGGAAGGCGGTGGCTCTCTCGGAATTACGCGTCGAAAATAATCGATTATCAGGTCGTTTGCCGTTGGAGATTTCGCAAGCGAAATCTCTTGCTAAAGTTAGTTTGAGCAATAATGAGTTTTTCGGTGAACTTCCGGTAACTATTGGTGACTTGAAGCATCTCGACAGCCTCGAATTGCAGAGCAATAGATTCTCTGGTTTGATTCCGGAGACGATTGGCTCGTGTGATTCCCTGTCTATCGTCAATTTCGCGGAAAATTTGTTCTCGGGAAAAATCCCTTCGTCTCTAGGGTTTGTTGCTGTTCTAAATTCTCTGAATCTCTCCAATAACGCCCTCTCTGGTGAAATCCCCTCGACGTTTTCGCATTTGAAGTTGAGTTTTCTCGATCTTTCCAATAATCAGTTAACCGGTCCGGTGCCAGAATTGCTTGCGAATGGAGCTTACAAAGAAAGCTTCGCTGGAAACCCTGGCCTCTGTAGTGATGTTGATGGCGTTTTACAGCGATGTTCACAGAGATCCGACGATTCCAAGCATGTTCGTACATTTGTTATCTGTTTCGCCGTCGGATTACTTCTTCTCAGCATAACAGTATGGTGCTTCATAACGTtgaaaaagagtgaaaaagaCAGAGATTGGTCGCTTAAAGAGGAATCATGGGACCTAAAATCCTTCCACGTAATGTCATTCACAGAGGACGAGATTCTCAATTCCATTAAAGACGAGAATCTAATCGGAAAAGGAGGTTCCGGCAACGTTTATAAAGTGACGGTCGGAAATGGGAAAGAGTTTGCAGTGAAGCATATATGGAACACCAATCCATACGACGACAAAAGGAGGAACCGAAGCTCGTCGCCGATTctccaaaaacaaagaacGAAATCCTCAGAATTCGATTCAGAGGTGAAGACTCTAAGCTCAATCCGACATGTAAACGTGGTGAAGCTCTACTGCAGCATTACAAGTGAGGTTTCAAACCTATTAGTATACGAATATATGCCTAACGGAAGCTTATGGGACAGACTCCACACATCTAGAAAAATGGAATTGGATTGGGAAACAAGATACCAAATCGCCGTTGGAGCAGCAAAGGGATTAGAGTATCTTCATCACGGCTGCGACCGACCAGTGATCCACCGGGACGTTAAGGCCAGTAACATACTCTTGGACGAATTTCTAAAGCCAAGAATTGCAGATTTCGGGCTAGCCAAAATGCTTCAAGCTAGTGGGTTCACAGAGAGCTCCCACGTCATCGCAGGCACCCCAGGCTACATCGCACCAG AATACGGGTATACCTACAAAGTCGACGAGAAGAGCGACGTGTACAGTTTCGGGGTCGTGTTGTTGGAGTTGGTGAGCGGGAAGAAGGCGATCGAGGCGGAGTTCGGGGAGAACAAGGACATAGTGGAATGGGTATCAAACAATTTGAAGACAAGAGAAAGGGTATTGAGCTTGGTTGACTCAAGGCTAGGAGACATGTTTAAAGAGGACGCCATAAAGGTCCTGAGAATTGGGATTTTGTGCACAGCCAGGGCTCCGACATCGAGACCGACAATGAGAAGCGTGGTCCAAATGCTACAAGAAGCCCAACCTTGTGGGTTAGTTGGAATTACAATTAGCAAAAAATGA
- the LOC111788835 gene encoding receptor protein-tyrosine kinase CEPR1-like: MVGLLLLFLFLVFLISPAVENDQSGFFSLMKQTVVGNSLPSDWDGKSFCNFTGVSCNEMGFVVGIDLSGRVVSGRFPADVCSYLPELRVLRLGRSGFRGTFPHGIMNCSVLEELDMTFLYLTGTLPDFSPLKNLRILDLSYNNFTGDFPLSVFNLTNLERLNFNEDSNFNTWQLPESISGLTKLKSMVLTTCMLEGRIPATIGNMTSLVDLELSGNFLAGKIPREIGNLKNLRDLELYYNFLIGEIPEELGNLTELVDLDMSVNKLTGKLPESICRLPKLEVLQLYNNSLTGEIPISISNSTTLTMLSLYDNYMTGQVPSNLGQFSPMVVLDLSENDFSGRLPTDVCGEGKLMYFLVLQNKFSGEIPPSYGKCQSLLRFRVSSNLLTGPVPEGLLGLPHVSIIDFGNNNLTGEIPNSFVKARNLSELFMQSNKISGVLPPEISEATNLVKIDLSYNLLSGPISSEIGNLRRLNLLLLQGNQLNSSIPTSLSQLKSLNVLDLSDNHLTGNIPESLCELLPNSINFSNNQLTGPIPLSLIKGGLAESFSGNPGLCVSVYLDSSDHKFPICPQNYNKKRLNSIWAIGISAFIIFIGAALYLRRRFTREKSVMEQDETLSSSFFSYDVKSFHRISFDPREVIESMVDKNIVGHGGSGTVYKIELNSGEIVAVKRLWSRKGKDTTSDQDQLYLDKELKTEVETLGSIRHKNIVKLYCYFSSLDCSLLVYEYMPNGNLWDALHKGWVHLEWPTRHQIALGIAQGLAYLHHDLLPSIIHRDIKTTNILLDVNYHPKVADFGIAKVLQARAGKDSTTTVIAGTYGYLAPEYAYSSKTTTKCDVYSFGIVLMELITGKKPVEAEFGENKNIIYWVSNKVDTKEGAMEVLDKRVSASFKDEMIQVLRIAIRCTYKNPALRPTMKEVAQLLIEADPCKFDSQNNKCSKHATAKIKNNPFEL, translated from the exons atgGTCGgtctgttgttgttgttcttatTTCTTGTCTTTTTGATTTCTCCGGCGGTCGAGAATGATCAGTCGGGGTTTTTCTCTCTGATGAAACAGACGGTGGTTGGGAATTCTCTGCCGTCTGATTGGGATGGGAAATCGTTCTGTAACTTCACCGGCGTGAGCTGTAATGAAATGGGGTTTGTGGTGGGGATTGATCTTTCAGGTCGGGTGGTTTCCGGGAGGTTTCCGGCGGATGTTTGTTCTTATTTGCCGGAATTGAGAGTGCTCCGTCTTGGCCGGAGTGGGTTTCGTGGGACTTTTCCACATGGGATAATGAATTGCTCTGTTTTGGAAGAACTGGATATGACTTTTCTGTATCTAACAGGGACGCTACCGGATTTCTCGCCGttgaaaaatttaaggattctCGACTTGTCGTACAACAATTTCACCGGCGACTTTCCGTTGTCGGTCTTCAATTTGACAAATCTTGAGAGGCTGAatttcaatgaagatagtaaTTTCAACACGTGGCAGTTGCCGGAGAGTATCTCCGGCTTGACGAAGCTGAAATCAATGGTGTTGACGACATGTATGCTGGAAGGTCGGATTCCGGCGACGATTGGGAACATGACATCGCTCGTTGACCTGGAATTAAGCGGCAATTTCCTCGCCGGAAAAATCCCGAGAGAAATCGGAAATCTGAAGAATTTGAGAGATTTGGAGCTTTATTACAACTTTTTAATCGGCGAAATTCCAGAGGAGCTTGGGAATTTGACAGAACTCGTGGACTTGGACATGTCGGTCAACAAGTTGACTGGGAAGCTTCCAGAGTCGATTTGTCGTCTTCCTAAGCTGGAAGTTCTTCAGCTTTACAACAACAGCTTAACAGGGGAGattccaatttcaatttcgaATTCAACGACACTCACTATGTTATCCCTTTACGACAATTACATGACAGGACAAGTTCCAAGTAATTTGGGTCAATTCTCGCCGATGGTCGTTCTTGACTTGTCGGAAAATGATTTCTCCGGTCGGTTACCGACAGATGTCTGTGGAGAAGgtaaattaatgtattttctcGTGTTGCAAAACAAATTCTCCGGTGAAATCCCGCCGTCGTACGGTAAATGCCAGTCACTTTTACGGTTTCGTGTCAGTTCCAATTTATTAACCGGTCCGGTGCCGGAGGGGCTTCTGGGTCTTCCTCATGTTTCGATTATTGATTTCGGTAACAATAATCTCACCGGCGAGATTCCGAATTCTTTTGTGAAAGCTAGAAATCTCTCCGAGTTGTTCATGCAGAGTAATAAAATTTCCGGCGTGTTGCCGCCGGAAATTTCTGAAGCGACCAATTTGGTTAAGATTGATCTCAGCTACAATCTCTTGTCGGGCCCGATTTCTTCCGAAATTGGGAATCTCCGGCGGCTTAATTTGTTGCTTTTACAAGGAAATCAGCTGAATTCTTCAATACCCACTTCACTTTCTCAGCTGAAATCTCTGAATGTTCTTGATTTATCCGACAATCATTTGACCGGAAACATCCCGGAAAGCCTCTGCGAGCTGCTGCCGAATTCAATCAATTTCTCAAACAATCAACTCACCGGTCCGATTCCTCTGTCTCTGATCAAAGGCGGACTCGCCGAAAGCTTCTCCGGCAACCCGGGACTCTGCGTTTCGGTTTATTTAGATTCCTCCGATCACAAATTCCCAATTTGTCCACAAAACTACAACAAAAAGCGGCTGAATTCCATCTGGGCAATCGGAATATCGGCGTTTATAATCTTCATCGGCGCTGCTCTGTATCTACGACGGCGATTCACCAGAGAAAAATCAGTAATGGAACAGGACGAAACACTGTCATCATCGTTTTTCTCGTACGACGTCAAAAGCTTCCACCGAATTAGCTTCGACCCACGAGAGGTAATCGAATCAATGGTCGATAAGAACATCGTCGGCCATGGCGGCTCCGGCACGGTGTACAAAATCGAATTAAACAGCGGCGAAATCGTCGCCGTTAAACGGCTATGGAGTCGGAAGGGGAAGGATACGACGTCGGATCAAGATCAATTGTATTTggataaggaattaaaaacaGAGGTGGAGACCTTGGGGAGTATACGAcataaaaatatagttaaattatattgCTATTTCTCCAGCTTGGATTGCAGCCTTTTGGTTTATGAGTACATGCCAAATGGCAACCTATGGGACGCCTTGCAcaagggttgggttcatttggAGTGGCCAACGCGGCACCAAATTGCGCTTGGAATAGCCCAGGGCTTGGCTTATCTTCACCATGACTTGTTGCCTTCTATTATCCATAGGGACATTAAGACCACTAATATCTTACTCGACGTCAATTATCACCCAAAAGTTGCGGATTTCGGCATCGCTAAGGTTTTACAAGCTCGAGCCGGAAAGGATTCCACTACCACCGTCATCGCGGGGACCTATGGCTATCTCGCCCCAG AGTATGCGTATTCGTCAAAAACGACAACGAAATGCGACGTGTATAGCTTTGGGATTGTGTTAATGGAGCTGATAACGGGGAAGAAGCCGGTGGAGGCGGAGTTTGGAGAGAATAAGAATATTATATACTGGGTGTCGAATAAAGTAGACACGAAAGAAGGAGCTATGGAAGTTTTGGATAAGAGAGTTTCTGCGTCGTTTAAAGATGAAATGATTCAAGTTCTGAGGATTGCAATTCGTTGCACGTATAAGAATCCAGCTCTTCGACCTACCATGAAGGAAGTGGCTCAGTTGTTGATTGAGGCTGACCCTTGTAAATTCGATTCTCAAAATAACAAATGCTCGAAACACGCCACCgccaaaatcaagaacaaccCATTTGAGCTATGA